The proteins below are encoded in one region of Sinorhizobium meliloti:
- a CDS encoding polysaccharide biosynthesis/export family protein, with the protein MGISPAVYRTILPRWKLGAFLLMVLWTLAFPMITSMPAQAGDYRLNSGDVLTFDFLDDAELPVTATVSGAGVAQFPLIGGVEVVGLTVPEALAKLRGEYRRRDVLVDPKISLDISTFRPIFVLGEVKTPGSFPFYSGLTVEQAIGLAGGMQVAAASASDRIVARARLRAEAEAANAEIIHEAIYAARLVAQLKSSDKIDLADVPEVARDYVTGVPLDGVIELEEKILKADLAANKSQAQILAEGITQSEGGIEILNQLILQQKDVVQNSKEDVERIATLRKRGLNTESDLSRAENSASAEQAQLLETFATLARSRQELSGLKLQLAKLAADREKDILTQLQAREIAIKKLISGKHSAEEQILLMAAVAEDESKKNQISYTYEIRRNPVGGTPASIKASTLTELVPGDVLMVSIAGM; encoded by the coding sequence CCGCTCAGGCCGGTGACTACCGGCTCAACTCGGGAGATGTTCTGACCTTCGACTTCCTTGACGATGCCGAGCTGCCGGTTACCGCGACCGTGTCGGGCGCCGGCGTGGCGCAATTTCCACTCATCGGCGGGGTCGAGGTCGTCGGGCTCACGGTGCCGGAAGCACTGGCGAAGCTCCGTGGCGAGTACCGCAGGCGCGACGTTCTCGTCGATCCGAAAATCTCTCTCGATATTTCGACTTTTCGGCCGATTTTCGTGCTCGGAGAGGTCAAGACTCCGGGCTCGTTTCCTTTCTACAGCGGGCTGACCGTCGAGCAGGCCATCGGTCTGGCCGGGGGCATGCAGGTCGCTGCAGCGAGCGCATCCGACCGGATCGTCGCACGCGCCCGTCTGCGTGCGGAGGCAGAGGCCGCCAACGCCGAGATCATCCACGAGGCCATCTATGCGGCGAGGCTCGTGGCTCAGTTGAAATCCAGCGACAAGATTGACCTCGCCGATGTGCCTGAGGTGGCACGCGACTATGTGACCGGCGTGCCCCTCGATGGCGTGATAGAGCTCGAAGAAAAGATTCTGAAGGCGGACCTCGCCGCAAACAAGTCGCAAGCGCAGATCCTGGCCGAGGGCATAACCCAGTCCGAAGGCGGCATCGAGATACTGAACCAACTCATCCTGCAGCAAAAGGACGTGGTCCAGAACAGCAAGGAAGATGTGGAGCGTATCGCTACCTTGCGCAAGCGCGGGCTGAACACCGAGAGCGATCTTTCCCGCGCGGAGAACAGTGCTTCGGCCGAACAGGCTCAGCTTCTCGAGACCTTCGCCACACTTGCGCGATCGCGCCAGGAGTTGAGCGGGTTGAAGCTGCAGCTGGCAAAGCTTGCAGCCGACCGTGAGAAGGACATACTGACGCAGCTTCAAGCGCGTGAGATCGCTATCAAAAAGCTGATTTCTGGAAAGCACTCCGCCGAAGAGCAAATACTCCTCATGGCGGCGGTGGCCGAAGACGAGTCCAAGAAAAATCAGATTTCATATACCTATGAGATTCGGCGGAATCCGGTCGGCGGTACGCCGGCCAGCATAAAGGCGTCCACCCTGACTGAACTCGTTCCGGGCGACGTGCTCATGGTGTCAATTGCCGGAATGTAA
- a CDS encoding PIG-L deacetylase family protein — translation MGGGQISFGRTLVVAPHPDDEVLGAGGTIARLAAEGEEVFVAVVTEGKPPAFDPEATARIQAEARQAHRALGVTETIWLRLPAAQLAETAHATVNAALLELVHRLSPQTVLLPFVGDMHMDHQLTFTSALVACRPHQAEFPKLVLAYETLSETNWNAPYLSPAFVPNVFVDISEHLEAKLKAMELFASQVRQPPHERSIATLRALATLRGATVMRQAAEAFVLVRHVV, via the coding sequence ATGGGTGGCGGGCAGATATCTTTCGGGCGCACTCTGGTCGTGGCGCCGCATCCCGATGACGAGGTGCTCGGCGCAGGCGGGACGATCGCGCGGCTCGCGGCCGAAGGTGAAGAGGTCTTCGTCGCGGTCGTGACGGAGGGAAAGCCTCCCGCCTTCGATCCGGAGGCAACTGCCCGGATACAGGCAGAAGCGAGGCAAGCGCACCGCGCCTTGGGCGTCACGGAAACCATATGGCTCCGGCTGCCGGCAGCACAGCTTGCGGAAACGGCGCATGCGACCGTCAATGCCGCCTTGCTCGAACTCGTTCACCGGCTGTCGCCGCAAACCGTCTTATTGCCCTTCGTGGGCGACATGCACATGGACCATCAGTTGACCTTCACGTCAGCGCTGGTCGCCTGCCGGCCGCACCAGGCGGAATTCCCAAAGCTCGTTCTCGCCTACGAGACCCTGTCAGAGACAAATTGGAATGCGCCCTATCTGTCTCCGGCGTTCGTGCCGAACGTCTTCGTCGATATCAGCGAGCATCTCGAGGCAAAGCTCAAGGCGATGGAGTTGTTTGCTTCCCAGGTGCGCCAGCCGCCGCATGAGCGCTCGATCGCGACCCTCAGGGCGCTGGCGACCTTGCGCGGGGCGACCGTGATGCGGCAAGCGGCGGAAGCTTTCGTATTGGTCCGGCACGTCGTCTAG
- a CDS encoding sugar transferase, which yields MKTYREPAAVSFGLPASLGFYRLKRFLDCLFAGTVFVLCLPLMVVTAVVVWATLGLPLFFTQARAGAGMRVFTVAKFRTMTDARAPDGTLLPDALRQTAATALLRRLRFDELPQLIAVLSGDMSMVGPRPLPLATVAGFGELGRMRCRIAPGMTGWAQVNGNTRLSDEEKIALDLWYVAHTSLWLDARILLLTLKTLVTGERVHARHLQEAREFLSRRLGAETPKA from the coding sequence TTGAAAACCTATAGAGAACCTGCGGCCGTCAGCTTCGGCTTGCCTGCCTCCTTGGGATTTTACCGTCTCAAGCGTTTCCTCGATTGCCTGTTTGCCGGAACCGTTTTCGTCCTGTGCCTGCCGCTGATGGTGGTCACGGCAGTGGTTGTTTGGGCTACCCTCGGCTTGCCGCTGTTCTTCACCCAGGCGCGCGCCGGTGCGGGGATGCGCGTCTTTACCGTTGCCAAATTCCGCACGATGACGGATGCGCGGGCACCTGACGGCACGCTTTTGCCGGATGCGTTGCGGCAGACCGCCGCGACCGCTCTGTTGCGGCGGCTGCGCTTCGATGAACTGCCGCAACTCATTGCGGTGCTTTCCGGCGACATGTCGATGGTAGGTCCGCGCCCGCTTCCCTTGGCGACCGTCGCCGGCTTCGGCGAACTAGGCCGCATGCGCTGCCGCATCGCCCCGGGAATGACCGGCTGGGCACAGGTAAACGGCAATACGCGGCTTTCGGACGAGGAGAAGATCGCTCTCGACCTCTGGTATGTCGCACATACCAGCCTCTGGCTCGATGCGCGGATCCTCCTGTTGACCCTGAAAACGCTGGTCACCGGTGAGCGGGTTCATGCGCGGCATCTGCAAGAGGCCAGGGAGTTTCTTTCGCGCCGCCTTGGCGCAGAGACGCCGAAGGCGTGA
- a CDS encoding DegT/DnrJ/EryC1/StrS family aminotransferase has protein sequence MGRWPVYDEEQIEDVVSVLRSGEVNAWTGPHVRNFEAAYERFLGVKYAVALANGTVALDLALFALGLEPGDEVIVTPRSFIASASTVPMAGGVAVFADVDRDSQNITAETIRAKLTPRTKGVIVVHLAGWPCDMPAIMALAREKGLWVIEDCAQAHGAEIDGRPVGSFGDIAAFSFCQDKIITTGGEGGLVAMNDDELWKKAWSRKDHGKSYDAVYNKEHPPGFRWLHESIGTNWRMMSIQAVMGSRQLQRLTEWRSIRAHNAAIIARAAEEIEALRTPLPPRGIQHAWYRFYTFLRPERLRPDWSRDRIIAEINGAGVACFSGSCSEIYLEKAFTDIGMAPAQRLPDARELGETSLAFLVDPALDTAAMEKAAHVLREVFARASIGRPALDAARR, from the coding sequence ATGGGACGCTGGCCGGTTTACGACGAGGAGCAGATCGAGGATGTCGTGTCGGTCCTCAGATCTGGCGAGGTGAATGCCTGGACGGGACCGCACGTCCGCAACTTCGAGGCTGCCTATGAGCGCTTTCTCGGCGTAAAATATGCGGTGGCTCTCGCCAACGGAACGGTGGCGCTGGACCTCGCGCTCTTCGCGCTCGGACTTGAGCCGGGCGATGAGGTCATCGTGACGCCGCGCAGTTTCATTGCCTCGGCCTCAACGGTGCCGATGGCGGGTGGAGTTGCGGTTTTCGCCGACGTCGATCGCGACAGCCAAAACATCACCGCGGAAACCATAAGGGCGAAGCTGACGCCGAGGACCAAGGGCGTCATCGTCGTGCATCTGGCCGGCTGGCCCTGCGACATGCCCGCCATAATGGCGCTTGCCCGCGAAAAGGGGCTGTGGGTGATAGAGGATTGCGCTCAGGCGCACGGCGCCGAAATCGACGGCCGGCCGGTCGGCAGTTTCGGTGACATAGCGGCTTTTTCCTTCTGTCAGGACAAGATCATCACCACTGGAGGCGAGGGCGGGCTCGTGGCGATGAACGACGACGAGCTCTGGAAAAAGGCCTGGAGCCGCAAGGACCATGGCAAGTCGTATGACGCCGTCTACAACAAAGAGCACCCTCCGGGTTTCAGGTGGCTGCATGAGTCCATCGGCACCAACTGGCGCATGATGTCGATCCAGGCGGTCATGGGATCGCGTCAGTTGCAGCGCCTGACGGAATGGCGCAGCATAAGAGCGCACAATGCGGCTATTATCGCCAGAGCGGCCGAGGAGATCGAGGCTTTGCGCACGCCCTTGCCGCCCCGTGGGATTCAGCACGCGTGGTACAGGTTCTATACGTTTCTTCGGCCGGAGCGCCTGCGGCCCGACTGGAGCCGGGACCGGATCATTGCCGAAATCAACGGCGCCGGCGTCGCATGCTTCAGCGGCAGTTGCTCGGAAATCTACTTGGAAAAAGCCTTTACGGACATCGGTATGGCCCCGGCCCAGAGATTGCCCGACGCGCGCGAGCTCGGCGAGACGAGCCTGGCCTTCCTGGTCGACCCCGCGCTCGATACGGCGGCAATGGAGAAGGCGGCGCATGTCCTGCGGGAGGTGTTTGCAAGGGCCAGCATCGGCAGGCCAGCCCTCGATGCCGCGCGGCGTTAG